The following proteins are co-located in the Haloplanus sp. HW8-1 genome:
- a CDS encoding DUF3592 domain-containing protein: MELPVGITTLHLSRKSVYLLVLAVTLIGAGGYSYVQQGQAVNNAVTVQATVDSAHVERIDSRRSIDYEPEIEYTYEYQGETYTSEQVFPGPTIRTYSDRSKAESVVRSFEPGTTVRAYVRPSTPGDAFLIGERTPWPTRAFAIGGVLLCIVVLAGLGEKRPGRHELRPEREVRSPPSRTWIQRNDGTLRRLSKWSLLVCFVAFWLSMVGLAFGILSLAEGSARPVEADLLGPVGFPLLAGAGFWVGMILSLCLYGVQSFSRYRRLRRRLPEPRPPSPFRHPSRLVTILGTESDELPEYGRRVRVTGWAFLIATGMTAVLVQLLYTAS, translated from the coding sequence ATGGAACTGCCCGTGGGAATCACCACCCTCCACCTCTCACGAAAGAGCGTGTACCTACTGGTCCTGGCGGTTACCCTCATCGGGGCCGGTGGATACAGCTACGTCCAGCAGGGACAGGCGGTCAACAACGCCGTCACCGTCCAAGCAACGGTCGATAGTGCACACGTGGAGCGGATAGATAGCCGGCGAAGCATCGATTACGAACCGGAGATCGAGTACACGTACGAGTATCAGGGTGAGACGTATACGAGCGAGCAGGTGTTCCCGGGCCCGACGATTCGTACCTACTCGGATCGGTCGAAAGCGGAGTCCGTCGTTCGGTCGTTCGAGCCGGGGACGACGGTCCGGGCGTACGTCCGGCCGTCCACTCCGGGCGACGCGTTCCTGATCGGGGAGCGGACCCCGTGGCCGACGCGAGCGTTTGCCATCGGGGGCGTTCTGCTGTGTATCGTCGTACTGGCCGGACTGGGGGAGAAGCGTCCGGGCCGACACGAACTCCGCCCGGAACGCGAGGTGCGGTCGCCACCGTCCCGGACGTGGATCCAGCGCAACGACGGGACGCTCCGTCGACTGTCGAAATGGTCACTCCTCGTCTGCTTCGTGGCGTTCTGGCTCTCGATGGTCGGGTTGGCGTTCGGCATCCTGAGCCTGGCCGAGGGGTCGGCACGACCGGTCGAGGCCGACCTCCTCGGACCGGTCGGCTTCCCCCTGCTCGCGGGGGCCGGCTTCTGGGTCGGCATGATCCTCTCGCTGTGTCTGTACGGCGTCCAGTCGTTTAGTCGCTATCGACGGCTCCGGCGGCGGCTCCCCGAGCCGAGGCCGCCGAGTCCGTTCAGACATCCGAGTCGGCTCGTCACGATACTCGGGACGGAGAGCGACGAGTTACCCGAGTACGGACGGCGCGTCCGCGTGACCGGCTGGGCGTTCCTGATCGCCACCGGGATGACCGCCGTCCTCGTACAACTCCTCTATACGGCGAGCTGA
- a CDS encoding universal stress protein, with the protein MYEDILLPFDGSDGAAEALHHAAEIAHWADATIHVLFVADTRRDSVTVVETEVVDALVQEGEDIVEEAEKTLTTLGVDYDSDVVQGHPAPTIVEYAEQYEYDVIVMPTHGREGVSRYLLGSVTEKVVRLSSIPVLTARMQPDEQLVFPYENILIPTDGSAGASHAAEHGLSLAAALDATVHVLSVVDETSLGLDVRSTISGGEREQAATDAVDDLVSEAETHGVSNSVRHVEHGSPIEVILDTIDSNGIHAVVMGTTGRRGSDRILLGSVAEKTVRSAPVPVITVGQGE; encoded by the coding sequence ATGTACGAGGACATTCTGCTCCCGTTCGATGGAAGCGATGGGGCTGCGGAGGCATTACATCACGCGGCTGAGATCGCACACTGGGCCGACGCCACGATCCACGTTCTGTTCGTCGCGGATACGAGACGCGATAGTGTCACGGTCGTCGAAACCGAGGTTGTTGACGCCCTCGTCCAAGAAGGTGAGGACATCGTTGAGGAAGCAGAAAAGACACTGACCACACTCGGTGTCGACTACGATTCCGACGTCGTCCAGGGACATCCAGCGCCGACAATCGTCGAGTACGCCGAGCAATACGAGTACGACGTGATCGTGATGCCAACCCACGGTCGGGAGGGAGTGTCACGATACCTTCTCGGGAGCGTCACGGAGAAGGTCGTCCGTCTGTCTTCGATCCCGGTCCTCACAGCGCGGATGCAGCCAGACGAACAATTGGTGTTCCCCTACGAGAACATCCTCATACCGACCGACGGAAGTGCTGGTGCGTCCCATGCTGCCGAGCATGGCCTCTCCCTTGCAGCGGCGCTCGATGCGACTGTTCACGTCCTGTCTGTCGTCGACGAGACGTCGCTAGGTCTGGACGTTCGCTCAACGATTTCGGGAGGGGAACGTGAACAGGCAGCGACCGACGCCGTTGACGACCTCGTGTCGGAGGCAGAGACACACGGCGTTTCGAATAGTGTCCGGCACGTCGAACACGGGTCCCCGATCGAGGTGATACTCGATACCATCGACTCGAACGGTATCCACGCCGTCGTGATGGGAACGACAGGGAGACGCGGGAGTGATCGAATCCTTCTCGGGAGCGTCGCCGAGAAGACCGTCCGCTCTGCACCAGTCCCCGTCATCACGGTTGGACAAGGGGAGTAG
- a CDS encoding DUF5694 domain-containing protein, producing MRSELHLDRRSVMGSAAAAAIAGLAGCVGLQTGAEDPAAAGTDPWPDPKEGQREVMLLGTSHLAQTPGDTANTYATDPGDVLGKQRQRELETLTDRLAEWDPDRIAVEERVSQQSVIDDAYAAYRDDPDTLSAVSGWERDRSSEIVQVGFRLADKLGHDSVAAVDYFQSPAALFTDEERQQLPDSLGPLRVDPDTVEYPLPDIADRIEEEQQRLNEGSLVDHYKRLNTLDVGSYAWGNDQNFYAIAFENSEPGDYTMVKLITAWTQRNLRIASNIWNVPEADDERVLVVYGASHVPQLGQMLTGAPMMAPVSPLPYLTD from the coding sequence ATGAGATCGGAACTTCACCTGGACAGGCGGTCAGTGATGGGATCGGCTGCTGCCGCGGCGATAGCTGGACTTGCTGGGTGTGTCGGACTGCAAACTGGCGCTGAAGATCCCGCTGCGGCGGGAACTGACCCGTGGCCAGACCCGAAAGAAGGCCAACGCGAGGTGATGCTGCTCGGGACGAGTCATCTGGCACAGACTCCTGGGGACACGGCCAACACCTATGCCACTGATCCAGGGGACGTTCTCGGGAAGCAGCGCCAGCGTGAACTCGAAACACTAACTGATCGACTCGCAGAGTGGGATCCGGACCGGATTGCTGTTGAGGAGAGGGTCTCACAGCAGTCGGTCATTGACGATGCATACGCAGCATACCGTGACGATCCCGACACACTGAGTGCTGTCTCCGGGTGGGAGCGGGACAGAAGCAGCGAAATCGTTCAGGTCGGGTTCCGGCTTGCTGACAAACTCGGACACGACTCCGTTGCCGCTGTGGACTACTTCCAAAGTCCTGCGGCGCTGTTCACCGATGAAGAAAGACAGCAGTTGCCGGATTCGTTGGGACCCTTGCGTGTTGACCCCGACACCGTCGAATATCCGCTTCCAGATATAGCTGACCGGATCGAAGAGGAACAACAGCGTCTCAATGAAGGCTCACTGGTAGACCACTACAAGAGGCTGAATACACTTGATGTGGGGTCGTACGCCTGGGGAAACGACCAGAACTTCTACGCGATCGCGTTCGAGAACAGCGAACCGGGAGATTACACGATGGTAAAACTCATAACAGCGTGGACACAGCGGAACCTGCGTATTGCATCGAACATCTGGAACGTGCCTGAGGCGGATGACGAGCGAGTGCTAGTTGTCTATGGCGCCTCACACGTGCCGCAATTAGGACAAATGCTAACCGGCGCACCGATGATGGCACCGGTCAGTCCGTTGCCGTATCTTACGGACTGA
- a CDS encoding sensor domain-containing protein, which translates to MTRSQQFSTAEAGGWSLANRLFGVGFRRETYANLAYLLARFPLGIAYFTILITGLSLGVGLVPMVVGIPILAGVLALGGYIGVVEAELLTRLCERDASVNLADPREQSVTEYLKTVATTSRNYLLVGFGFVSFVVGIPLFVAITVVFSIGVTLAATPFLYWIPGAGYDVTGLRGTIEVGSLTVDAGSLFGASINTLPEALAVSAVGVVVCLAGLHAVNLSAWLLAGLTERLLTFQLE; encoded by the coding sequence ATGACTCGGAGTCAACAGTTCAGTACTGCAGAAGCTGGCGGGTGGTCACTCGCGAACCGTCTCTTCGGCGTCGGCTTTCGTCGTGAGACCTACGCGAACTTGGCGTATCTGCTCGCCCGGTTTCCACTTGGCATCGCTTACTTCACGATCTTGATAACCGGTCTCAGTCTGGGGGTGGGGTTGGTTCCGATGGTCGTCGGCATCCCGATACTGGCCGGTGTTCTCGCGCTCGGCGGCTACATCGGAGTGGTCGAAGCGGAGCTCTTGACCCGGCTCTGCGAGCGTGACGCCTCCGTCAACCTCGCCGACCCTCGCGAACAGTCGGTGACGGAGTATCTGAAAACTGTCGCGACCACCTCTCGCAACTACCTTCTCGTCGGGTTCGGGTTTGTGTCGTTTGTCGTCGGTATTCCGTTGTTCGTTGCCATTACCGTCGTGTTTTCGATCGGGGTCACGCTCGCAGCTACGCCCTTCCTCTACTGGATCCCCGGTGCCGGATACGACGTCACAGGCCTCCGTGGCACCATCGAAGTCGGGTCGTTGACTGTCGACGCTGGGTCTTTGTTCGGAGCCAGCATCAATACGCTTCCGGAGGCACTGGCCGTATCAGCGGTCGGTGTCGTCGTCTGTCTCGCAGGCCTGCACGCAGTCAACCTGAGCGCTTGGCTTCTCGCCGGACTGACCGAGCGCCTACTCACGTTCCAGTTGGAGTGA
- a CDS encoding RDD family protein, which translates to MKKYPTPKLGTSGDVIWHRVLAYVIDSVLMGLIWGMAVLAGTALDDAGSLLLVFVGMVATLVYGFLLEGLYGYTPGKYLLGLVVVTSDGSNCAVGASILRNLLWIVDAHPTANLVAMVLILGTDDNQRVGDLVADTVVVRRQ; encoded by the coding sequence ATGAAGAAATATCCGACCCCGAAACTCGGAACGAGCGGAGATGTGATCTGGCACCGGGTACTCGCGTATGTCATCGATTCGGTCCTCATGGGGCTGATCTGGGGTATGGCCGTCCTCGCCGGGACGGCTCTCGACGACGCCGGGTCCCTTCTACTGGTGTTCGTGGGAATGGTCGCAACGTTGGTCTACGGCTTTTTGCTTGAGGGCTTGTACGGGTACACGCCCGGAAAGTACCTGTTAGGACTCGTCGTCGTCACGTCGGATGGCTCCAACTGTGCGGTCGGCGCGTCGATACTTCGGAACCTACTGTGGATTGTCGACGCACACCCGACGGCGAATCTGGTTGCGATGGTGCTGATACTGGGTACCGACGACAACCAACGGGTCGGTGACCTCGTCGCAGACACGGTTGTCGTGAGACGACAGTAG
- a CDS encoding DUF6498-containing protein codes for MRVSPPMEWERRRVGSVAAVANLVPLVGVLTLGWDVYSLLVLYWIEGLVTVLLAAAKSLFAERGSPGLPDIEPLHELREKRGGWRPVSRLPAVYPRNVPFAASILGFWTAAVLPVSVLYWLTAAPAIRPSLSLLVGGVGLVITQLHEFQSDYLAGQEYADVSAQEILREPLQLGLVILALGLIASAGDRSGGLVLLTGIVVVKTTTSVYRIVTDHTDLPVPSVLDGAFDGSHAEPLPDVDTPDGPIRGRVSVDAAPVLLGSLPMVVFGFAHRSTFAILIGVAFAALSGGSVWLVLGLLFVLVVAGARIGSYYLRYGTIEYRRYEEQLVAYDTALGAVQWTAPVDSATFSIRNAIPDRLLNTGTLEVSGAAPDDRDAQLGPVTDLDATIETLELPAADPTRPERDSAVIASALVLALFFLAVPAGLAFSPKVDTAQLIGLAIGVGPIFLLPVVLMIWVALRRV; via the coding sequence ATGCGCGTCAGCCCGCCGATGGAGTGGGAGCGGCGTCGTGTCGGCAGCGTCGCGGCCGTCGCCAACCTCGTTCCGCTGGTCGGCGTCCTGACCCTCGGCTGGGATGTCTACTCGCTTCTGGTGCTCTACTGGATCGAGGGACTGGTGACGGTGTTGCTAGCTGCAGCGAAATCACTGTTCGCCGAACGCGGCTCGCCAGGGCTTCCCGATATCGAGCCGCTCCACGAGCTTCGTGAGAAGCGTGGTGGCTGGCGTCCCGTCTCCCGGCTGCCTGCGGTCTATCCGCGGAACGTCCCGTTCGCGGCGTCGATACTCGGGTTCTGGACCGCCGCCGTCCTCCCGGTGAGCGTCCTCTACTGGCTGACGGCGGCACCGGCGATACGCCCGTCGCTGTCCCTGCTCGTCGGCGGTGTCGGGCTGGTGATCACACAGCTCCACGAGTTCCAGTCCGACTATCTCGCAGGACAGGAGTACGCCGACGTCTCCGCACAGGAGATCCTGCGTGAACCTCTACAGCTCGGCCTCGTGATTCTCGCGTTGGGCCTGATCGCGAGCGCCGGCGATCGATCCGGTGGGCTGGTCCTCCTCACCGGCATCGTCGTTGTCAAGACTACGACCTCGGTCTATCGGATCGTCACTGATCACACGGACCTCCCAGTGCCGTCCGTCCTCGATGGGGCGTTCGACGGTAGCCACGCCGAGCCACTTCCGGATGTCGACACTCCGGACGGACCCATCCGTGGACGGGTATCCGTCGACGCGGCACCCGTCCTGCTCGGCAGCCTCCCGATGGTCGTGTTCGGGTTTGCTCACCGGTCCACGTTCGCTATTCTGATCGGGGTGGCGTTCGCCGCACTCTCCGGTGGGTCGGTCTGGCTCGTCTTGGGGCTACTGTTCGTCCTCGTCGTCGCCGGCGCGCGTATCGGCAGCTACTACCTGCGGTACGGGACGATCGAGTACCGACGGTACGAGGAGCAACTCGTGGCCTACGATACGGCGCTCGGGGCCGTTCAGTGGACCGCCCCGGTGGACTCGGCGACGTTCTCGATCCGCAACGCGATTCCGGACCGACTGCTCAACACCGGTACGCTGGAGGTATCAGGGGCCGCCCCCGACGACCGTGACGCCCAACTTGGCCCGGTTACCGATCTCGACGCCACGATTGAGACACTCGAACTCCCCGCAGCGGACCCCACTCGCCCCGAACGAGATTCGGCCGTCATCGCGTCCGCCCTGGTGCTTGCACTCTTCTTTCTCGCCGTTCCCGCTGGTCTCGCTTTCAGCCCGAAAGTCGACACTGCACAGCTGATCGGACTCGCCATCGGCGTTGGACCGATTTTTCTGCTGCCGGTCGTACTTATGATCTGGGTGGCACTCAGGCGAGTCTAA
- a CDS encoding universal stress protein, whose translation MYDQILFPTDGSEPAESVLEYALQIASEHEATTHVLNVVDTSQDSPPRVQEGVSDALEQDGTEIVNEAAQRATEYGIDVVSEVLHGDPYEAIVEYSTQSAIELIVMPTHGRRGLQRFLLGSVTERVINTADIPVIAVNPGTQPLTYPCQELLVPTDGSRGSELAVSEGVALANATGATLHILHVVETGSLGPDARSLVKDEELTTRADEIIAAAIETAEAATVDSVESEIEFGVPSKEIRNYIDAHDIDFAILGTHGKTDFSRYMMGGVSAKIVRTSPVPVMWVREPDSSGG comes from the coding sequence ATGTACGACCAGATTCTCTTTCCCACAGATGGGAGCGAGCCAGCAGAATCGGTCCTCGAGTACGCCCTCCAGATAGCCTCCGAGCACGAGGCAACGACCCACGTCCTCAATGTCGTAGACACCAGCCAAGACAGCCCTCCCAGAGTACAAGAGGGTGTGAGTGACGCTCTGGAGCAGGACGGAACTGAGATCGTGAACGAAGCAGCACAGCGCGCGACAGAATACGGTATCGACGTGGTCTCGGAGGTACTCCACGGTGACCCTTACGAGGCGATTGTCGAGTATAGTACGCAGTCAGCCATCGAGTTGATCGTGATGCCGACCCACGGACGGCGTGGATTGCAGCGGTTTCTGCTGGGAAGCGTTACAGAGCGCGTTATCAACACCGCAGACATCCCCGTAATTGCAGTCAACCCCGGGACCCAACCGCTCACCTATCCGTGCCAGGAGCTTCTGGTTCCGACGGACGGCAGCCGTGGTTCGGAACTCGCAGTATCCGAAGGGGTCGCCCTCGCAAACGCAACTGGTGCCACGCTTCACATACTCCACGTTGTCGAGACTGGAAGCCTCGGTCCGGATGCTCGCTCTCTGGTGAAAGATGAGGAACTCACCACCCGAGCGGATGAGATCATCGCAGCCGCCATCGAGACCGCAGAGGCGGCGACGGTCGATAGCGTCGAGAGTGAAATCGAATTCGGTGTCCCGTCGAAAGAAATCCGGAACTACATCGATGCCCACGATATCGACTTTGCGATCCTCGGCACACACGGTAAGACTGATTTCAGCCGATACATGATGGGCGGGGTAAGTGCGAAAATCGTCCGAACGTCGCCAGTTCCGGTGATGTGGGTTCGAGAGCCGGACTCGAGTGGTGGGTGA
- a CDS encoding amphi-Trp domain-containing protein, which translates to MGELETEAEKTRSEIASYLRELAEQLDVDDAVTLELGGQQVQLDPTNPVTFKLEGESDWSEGDTEAKQSIEFELVWWREAQTAEEGALDITTEGQ; encoded by the coding sequence ATGGGAGAACTCGAAACTGAAGCCGAGAAAACGCGGTCCGAAATTGCATCGTACCTCCGCGAACTCGCCGAGCAACTCGACGTCGACGACGCTGTGACGCTCGAACTCGGTGGGCAGCAGGTCCAGTTGGACCCGACGAACCCGGTGACGTTCAAACTGGAAGGCGAGTCGGACTGGTCCGAAGGGGACACCGAGGCAAAACAGAGCATCGAGTTCGAGCTCGTCTGGTGGCGTGAGGCCCAGACGGCAGAAGAAGGGGCGTTGGATATCACTACCGAGGGTCAGTAA